One Corythoichthys intestinalis isolate RoL2023-P3 chromosome 9, ASM3026506v1, whole genome shotgun sequence DNA window includes the following coding sequences:
- the LOC130921310 gene encoding proline-rich transmembrane protein 3-like: MEWSSLLVITLAFRLPSLGSFSDSHGNHSNSFGRTKSTEAITQSMSEVIRGNSSVQATGHILNSTIPPIPEETRKELTGSQTTVLPHSVNGAVDTNSSVTILNRFRVKSKDSILEGRHTKVDNAHIGMDHPSETRVLSSVTNLSGSGRPCIQSHCVVLTNYNGTNLQWEDMKRTLAFAWEIHVFGSAGLFILMSSLAALGMAGVSTLPYPHCGALMLANSTMIASGALRAIHLLLDPYGTRQIVSHTTLAALQNIPMQLLLWAQVTLTLVTPRRFKLFLFPVILQQPQVVAGLVVSHCTVLLAADLYFTAFFPLIPLFLQILSLCWGLPFCLEILMKSLSYLNKCFRSSLPRGVPLQRIERCAKRVMAVCACLGIMCCNLQICSLLWLYGLMGNWRRFGWCWWLCQFWARILELAWGSSLLVLGSWIFWMPARRRSRRQKSKKRVKKTRMWDKVLKSYRKGQLKRTEKKWRELMPNNLAKNNFSPSSFSNSIMCPYDDQPSVIVSEYKHDPSGNNNFDPQPSLMWQRVGERECILSLIEFDTIPPSPINLRRGVDSALHHGQLLAGSLFTPPPPSWMHSDGQNGTATFPPAYVGYGWMMDTESIPASLDHFQAREPTWSSNVATDHDYNGDSKNIYQEEELISRFSAETHQNDWSDEDVTDL, encoded by the exons ATGGAGTGGTCCTCTCTCCTCGTCATTACTCTGGCATTCCGTCTCCCTTCACTTGGAAGCTTTTCAGATTCCCACGGCAACCACAGTAATTCATTTGGGAGGACAAAAAGCACTGAGGCCATAACACAATCAATGAGTGAAGTCATCCGAGGAAACAGCAGTGTGCAGGCCACTGGACATATATTGAATAGTACAATTCCTCCTATTCCAGAGGAAACCAGAAAGGAACTAACTGGAAGCCAAACTACTGTCCTTCCTCACTCAGTCAATGGAGCAGTCGACACAAATTCTTCAGTCACAATACTCAATCGCTTTCGTGTAAAATCAAAGGACAGTATTTTGGAGGGCAGACACACAAAAGTTGATAATGCTCATATAG GTATGGACCACCCTTCCGAAACCCGTGTGCTTTCCTCGGTAACCAATTTGTCAGGATCTGGACGACCCTGCATTCAAAGTCATTGTGTTGTTCTCACCAATTATAATGGCACAAACCTGCAGTGGGAAGACATGAAGCGCACACTGGCATTCGCCTGGGAAATCCACGTCTTTGGCTCAGCCGGCCTCTTCATTTTGATGTCGTCACTGGCCGCTTTGGGAATGGCCGGTGTATCCACTCTCCCTTACCCCCACTGTGGTGCTCTGATGCTGGCTAACAGCACCATGATTGCGAGTGGTGCTCTGCGAGCCATTCACCTGCTATTGGATCCTTATGGTACTCGTCAGATCGTGTCTCACACTACGCTGGCAGCACTGCAGAACATTCCCATGCAGCTGCTCCTGTGGGCTCAGGTCACCCTCACACTTGTCACTCCCAGGAGGTTCAAATTATTTCTTTTCCCAGTCATTTTACAGCAGCCTCAAGTTGTTGCAGGGCTGGTTGTGTCTCATTGCACTGTTTTGTTGGCAGCAGACTTATATTTCACTGCTTTCTTTCCACTCATTCCTCTATTTCTGCAGATTCTTTCACTCTGCTGGGGCCTTCCATTCTGCCTAGAAATACTGATGAAGTCCCTTTCCTATTTAAATAAGTGTTTCAGGTCATCACTTCCTCGCGGGGTGCCTCTACAAAGGATTGAGAGGTGTGCTAAAAGAGTAATGGCGGTTTGTGCCTGCCTTGGTATTATGTGCTGCAACCTTCAAATTTGTAGTCTTCTCTGGCTGTATGGCCTGATGGGTAACTGGAGGCGCTTCGGTTGGTGCTGGTGGCTCtgccagttttgggccagaatcCTTGAATTAGCCTGGGGTTCCTCATTGCTGGTTTTGGGATCCTGGATATTCTGGATGCCTGCCAGAAGGCGCAGCAGACGACAGAAGTCTAAAAAGAGGGTCAAAAAGACAAGAATGTGGGACAAGGTTTTAAAAAGTTACCGAAAAGGGCAACTCAAAAGAACTGAGAAGAAATGGAGAGAACTGATGCCAAACAACCTTGCAAAGAATAACTTCTCCCCGTCAAGTTTCAGCAATAGCATCATGTGTCCGTATGACGACCAACCATCTGTCATTGTATCAGAATACAAGCATGATCCTTCTGGCAATAACAATTTTGACCCACAGCCTTCACTCATGTGGCAAAGAGTTGGTGAGCGAGAATGTATTCTCTCGCTTATAGAATTTGACACGATACCCCCATCTCCCATTAACCTGAGGCGCGGCGTTGACAGCGCCCTTCATCATGGACAGCTTCTGGCCGGAAGCCTGTTCAcacctcctcctccttcttGGATGCATTCCGATGGACAGAATGGTACAGCGACATTCCCCCCGGCTTATGTTGGCTACGGCTGGATGATGGATACCGAATCCATCCCTGCATCTCTTGACCACTTCCAAGCTCGAGAGCCAACATGGTCAAGCAATGTGGCAACTGATCATGATTATAATGGGGACTCAAAGAATATATATCAGGAAGAAGAACTTATTTCAAGGTTCTCAGCAGAGACACATCAAAATGATTGGTCTGATGAAGATGTAACAGACCTTTAA